catttttttattaaaattataatattaaaaaacttaaaaatgtgaaaattaattattctttaattaaaaaaataatatattattgttaAGGCAGATTACGAAATTTTGAGCAGGAAAAAGGTTTTTCTATCTCActcataattttcttattttaaatgtaaaattttgTAATAGTTCAATtcaatttgtttatttttattaatttttatatttaaaatgaaaaaattattttttttaatttaaaaaatatttcatgtataattatgtgaattattttatttttttaaatgatttattttacatgaatttaatttcaaaattaaaataaaatattaaaaaaacgaTCGGTGTAAATTGAGTCGGGGCGGATTCATAATCAATTGCCATCCCTATCGCACTCCTTGACATCCTTGTGTTATTATTGCTCCAGTTACAGTGTTCCTTTCTTGATAACAAGTTTAAGCTACCCATTGATGACGATTACCACTATCATTCGGCCTGTCTTAATTCGCAAGGGGACATAGCCTGAACCAACCGTCGGTAGTGGCATGCCTTATCCAGAACCATGTTCACATGTCTTTAAAATTACTTAAATTttacattatattttaaaaaataatattttatacatttaattaataatttatagaaataaaattcaattcaaattaaGATAGAGTCGGATAACGGGAGATTGAGCAAATTTTATTAGTGAGGGCTTTTGGGGTGTAAAATTTTCTGGTGGAGAAATTCTTGTTAAATCAAAATTACCAAATACCCATTATAATTAAAGCGTTGTCGTATAGTATAACGTCGCTATCTTATTACATTACAGAAGTTAGAAGTTTCCCAAACATGCCTCTTTCTTCTCAGTCTTATTTATGTGGGACAGCATTTGCTCTCAAGAGACTATCGCTAAAGGCGGTGTCCTGAATGTCGCCGCGATGCCCGCTAAATTTGCGAAAAGGTTGATGCTCATACGCTCACTTTAGGCAGTGCGCTTTGGTTAAGTGGGCCAACAAATCTAAACCCTTCAACCACTCCCTCAATCTCTGTAgagtgaaataaataaataaataacgaaTTTGTAATTCACTCACAATAAGAGAGCTCCTACGATAGTTTTAAATCTACTAATCTCACGATTAACCTTTTGTAGAGAAAAGAGGGGGGAAAAACAAATTATGAGGACGAGTTCTGGTTTCTGAGTCGAACCACCACCAAATACTTATTTTGTCAACTCCATTAAAGATGTCCACTAAAATTAAGGGCCATGATAAATGAGTAACCGAATTTCACCTTGACCACGAGtttttcttccatttttctcaTATTTTAGACATTTCTTTGCACTTTAGTGATTGGTATTGGGTATTGAATGTAATGACGTTTTTGGTATTTTCTACTTGCCTTCTTTTGAGAAATACAAACCATCGTGTGTAACGATACTCTCCCATCTACATAAGCATCCCTAGAATCTTCTTTGAGTTTTATTCGGGTGTCTTCTCTTGTAGCGTCTGGAAGAGAAAACAGAAATGAAGAACTGGGGTCTGGTTTTCTTTGTGGTTCTTCTTGTTCAAAAACAGGGGATTTTTCTCCCAGTTGAAGCAGATGATGGTTTTATAAGTACCAAAGGAGTGCAATTTATGTTGAATGGGAGTCCATTTTATGCAAATGGATTCAATGCTTACTGGCTCATGTATTTTGCAACTGACCCTTCTATGAGAAACAAAGTCTCCTCTGTTTTTCAAGAAGCTAGAGACCATGGTCTTACACTAGCAAGAACTTGGGCTTTCAACGATGCGCAAGATAGAGCTTTGCAGTACTCTCCTGGCTCCTACAATGAACAGACCTTCCAGGTTAGTCTTGATATAACTATTTTTTAACTCCATACTTCACCTATAATCATTGATCTGATCTCTCGCTCGTTTTTCTTTATCAAAATTtcccttttttgtaattttttttagggATTGGATTTTGTAATATCTGAAGCTAAGAAATATGGGATTAAGCTAGTGTTGAGTTTGGTGAACAATTATGAGAGCTTTGGAGGAAAAAAGCAGTACGTGAACTGGGCAAGGAGTGAGGGGCAGTCTATATCATCTGATGATGATTTCTTTGCAAACTCTGTAGTCAAAGGCTACTACAAAAATCATATCAAGGTCACTCTctattactctctctctctctctctctctctctgtgtgtgtTTCTTTTTCTCtaatattagtaattaattagCTTTAAAAGGTTAAACTTGTGGTTGGTGAATCTTCACCTTTTCAATTGGTTTATTTCATTGATGGAGTAAACGTTTGCATTAATATGAAACCAGTTTGGCAAATTTTAGATGAAAACTTTACTGCTTTTGTTGGTAGGAGTTGATATGAAGTTTATATCTCTCTATCCTTGAAatgaaaaaattatgattttttttttcaccctGGAATTAGTCTCAAACAGAATCGGATTGCAAAAAAGAATCACATAGCCAACCCcactagtttgggattaaggcttaATTGTTGTTGTTAATTTTGGACACTAGAGGATTCAACTTCCTTTTCCTTCTGATTTGCTTAAGGTGTATAGGAATTGGAGAACTGGTGATTTGGTTAAGTTAAtgcaatattaattttaaaactttCACCTTGTATGGCAGACTGTTCTTACAAGGCGTAATACAATCACTGGAGTTGCTTACAAAGATGAACCAACTATAATGGCTTGGGAACTTATGAATGAACCCAGATGCACCTCAGATCCATCAGGAGGAACCATTCAGGTGGCCACATTTCATGTTGTAAAATCTTGCATTTGATCagtttatgtgtgtgtgtgtgtataacgGCTAACCCTGCTGTTTTGTGCAGGCTTGGATTACAGAGATGGCTTCTTACTTGAAATCCATAGATGGCAACCACTTATTAGAAGCAGGCTTGGAAGGGTTTTATGGGCAATCATCATCTCAAAAACAGCAATACAATCCAAATTTTCAAATAGGGACAGATTTCATTGCAAACAATCAGATTCCAGGCATTGATTTTGCAACAGTTCACTCATATCCTGACCAATGGTAAGTTTTGGTAACTATTTCAAGTACAAGTCTCCAGCCAAAGCGATCAATGTCAGTGTATTGCTAGATTATAATCTCAAATTTGCAAATTTATATCACTAATAAAttgcattattttttttatgaacagGCTGCCTAGTTCAGATGGTGAAAGCCAGGAGTCTTTTTTGAACAATTGGCTGAACAATCACATCCAGGATTCACAGAACATACTTCGAAAGCCAGTTCTCTTTGCTGAGTTTGGAAAATCATCTAAAACCTCCCCTTATGAACAAAGAGACCAGCTGTTCAATACAATCTACTCAGCAATATATTCGTCGGCTAGGGGCGGAGGTGCAGCTGCAGGTGGCATGTTCTGGCAACTTTTCACTGACGGAATGGACTCATTCCGAGATGGTTACGAGGTAGTCTTCAGTGAGAATCCGTCAACAGCTGCTATTATAATTGATCAGTCTCAAAAACTTAACAAGATTCGAAAGATGTATGCGAGACTTAGAAACATTGAGAAGTGGAATGAAGCACGGGGAAATTAGAAGCTCTCAGTAGTGGACTGGGAACAATAGCAGTAGCATAAACATACTAGACCTTtgaacatttatatatatataatactacATAGAATGCTGTATCAATTATCATGAAGTTTCAAGAGTGTATTGTCCCTGGCAACATATACCGCTCATCCAGGAGATTTTCTCTGTTCTTTTTCTCCTTTCTGTTAATTCCAAGCAGTAAGAATGTAAGATGATATTCAATTGTCTGCTACATATCTACAAACCAAGCCTTCGCAACAATGGTCACATGAGAGCAAATATTATTTGTATTCAAACATCATAGGCAGCATCCACATAATGAAAGCTTAGAGCTCTCATTATTCTATAGAGTTAGTTACACTACTACTTTAATAGGATGTTCTTTGAGGAGCATTAATTTACATGTATCATCACTACTAGTTACTGCTCAGTGCCACTGAGTTAAAAGATCTTAAACCAACTGCTTCCTCAGCTCCATTACTAGCATAATCCAAACAGGGAGTCCTTGGGAATTCAATGGCTAGATAATGGTTCCATCTTTAATTGTTGCATTCTTCAGTATGACTGTGATCCCTGATCTAATGTAAAATCCTTCTTCTGGTTTATCTGCTTCTTGAACATCCTGAGAAATAGAATCATTTTATTAAGCAGAGAACTGCCAGTTATATACAAAACGAACTTCTTTTAATGGGTTTCTTGGTAACTTTAAGAGATATTTTTtctaaaaaatgaagaaaaatatagAAATAACACGACTTTTGAACTGCAGAAAAATGCTTACGTACATCAGCATTTGTGATGACCACATCTCTTCCTATCTTGGCATTCTTGTCAATAATGCAGTTCCTTGAAAAAGAAAGGCAAATGTTTAGCCAACAAGTAAACTATAAGCGATTCATTATGAAAACTCAGATCAatataatcaattatatatatccATAAGGATAAACTTCTGAACGAATAAACAgacttttaatataaaaatactgATATGGATATGTTTGTGAACCAACAAAAATAcatgttaaatttatatatttacaaaagGAATATAAACAAAACTCCTCAATCCTAATCTAATAAATATTCATAAATTTACTAATAGAATATATTATTCTATGTGACTGATATCATGATTGgtaatcttaattttattttataatactaAACATATTTTCtagttattataaaataattcaaaattctATATTAAAAATTCTAATCCTAAACCTAAGTATTGATAAACTATTTCATACATAAATAATTGTATCATTAAacctataataatttatatataaaatgtcACAGTTCAAAACTTCAAAGATCAAAGGTAAGGATCTAATAAAGTTTGTGTGTATATACTACTTATTCTAAATATTTGTTTCAAACTAATTAATCATTCATAAGACTTTAGTTTAGTGATGTTAAATGGTAAGCTGATAATCATCAAATTGAAACATCTTATTTAGATCTAGCAAGTTGCAAgcattgtttttttttattttggggAGGAGATAGAGATCCCTTCCAAAGTTCACCTGATTTTAGTATTCTGTCCAACCCCAATTGGAACCTTCCCTTCTGCAAGGAGAGATGCAATTTCAGATTCAGTTTGGTAGTAGTCTGCACCCATCATCAAAGTATCCTGCAAAAAGTATGATTTTTCTCATTATCAGTCTTCATTTACAAAGACAAGAAGAGGCCAAATGACAAGTTCCACTATACTGCTATCATCTATGAGTATgacaataaagatttaaattgCCTAGAGCAATAAAAAACAGATTATGTTCAGTGAGCTGATCAAAGCAGAAAACAATCCTGCTTCAATGAAAATTTAAAGGAGGTCTTGCTCTTGCACTTTTGCAGTTTTGCTAACCCATGCTCAGATAAAAAGAATGGTTAAGGTGGTGGCATAATGCACAAGAAAAGGGAAAAGAACGCTCACTGAAAGGTCAACACCACTCTCCAGTCTTGAACGCACACCAACTATGGAGTGCTGTATGCTACATTCTCGCAAGAAGCAGCCATGTGAAATTATGGCATCCACAATCTGCAACAACAAATAAGTGTTGTTgagatgcaacatcaacatcataattACAAAAGATTACTTAAGCTTATAGACATCATACCCTGCATTGATCCACTTTTGTTGGTGGCAAGAATCTAGGAGACGTGAAGAAAGGTGTCTTTGGGTCATAAAATTCAAACTTTGGTGGCTGCATCAAAGGAAAATGCTTGGTAAATTGGCAGAATTATAACCTTTGTCTGAGGAAGTCTATCAAAGCGAAGCGAAACCAACCTGTTCTGTGAGGGCCAAATTAGCATAAAAAAATGACTTTATGGTCCCAATGTCTTCCCAATAGTCATTGAATAAATATGCCTGACAAGAAATGCAGCATTTAAAttatgagattaaactaaactcacacaatacataaaagaaaagaaagattaGAAGCACAATAAGATCATTTAAAAGAGTAGCATTTCGATATCAAAAAATCAATCTCAATCTCACTTGGACATTGTGGTCCTTCACAGCAGATGGAATAATTTCAGAACCAAAGTCATTGCAAGCAGGATAACTCCATCTAAGAAGCTTCAGTAGGACCTCAGTTCTAAACACATAAACACCCATTGATGCAATGTAAGGAAATCGTG
This is a stretch of genomic DNA from Hevea brasiliensis isolate MT/VB/25A 57/8 chromosome 12, ASM3005281v1, whole genome shotgun sequence. It encodes these proteins:
- the LOC110658620 gene encoding mannan endo-1,4-beta-mannosidase 7; this translates as MKNWGLVFFVVLLVQKQGIFLPVEADDGFISTKGVQFMLNGSPFYANGFNAYWLMYFATDPSMRNKVSSVFQEARDHGLTLARTWAFNDAQDRALQYSPGSYNEQTFQGLDFVISEAKKYGIKLVLSLVNNYESFGGKKQYVNWARSEGQSISSDDDFFANSVVKGYYKNHIKTVLTRRNTITGVAYKDEPTIMAWELMNEPRCTSDPSGGTIQAWITEMASYLKSIDGNHLLEAGLEGFYGQSSSQKQQYNPNFQIGTDFIANNQIPGIDFATVHSYPDQWLPSSDGESQESFLNNWLNNHIQDSQNILRKPVLFAEFGKSSKTSPYEQRDQLFNTIYSAIYSSARGGGAAAGGMFWQLFTDGMDSFRDGYEVVFSENPSTAAIIIDQSQKLNKIRKMYARLRNIEKWNEARGN